Proteins encoded within one genomic window of bacterium:
- a CDS encoding bifunctional oligoribonuclease/PAP phosphatase NrnA, which produces MTDPEIAPIVELIDRAERIVLTSHIQPDGDAVGSTLALLRALKAVGKKTWAIIPSHIPYGLRFILAGDNEIIRYDPRHDDRILEEADLFIMIDCAGADRAGNLGAKIVSLPQPLIVVDHHSTNRFFGTLNYVIPGASSTGALIMNILDALEVELTLDLALPLYVAIVTDTGNFNYPGTTQRTHEKAGRLLAAGVQPYEVHRKLALDRSSAFMRLAGIALLTAQVGYEGKIAYSVIHHDLYRRFTPRLDELPALPVYLLTVRGIEVGILFLEYEPGKILIELRSQGLVNVAEVAKLLGGGGHAGAAGARVRGEAAGVIYRTLTEVDARLRRARDRENSEEHRSEVWRKA; this is translated from the coding sequence GTGACGGACCCGGAAATCGCTCCCATCGTCGAACTCATCGACCGGGCCGAGCGGATCGTGCTCACTTCCCACATCCAGCCGGACGGCGACGCGGTCGGATCGACCTTGGCCCTGCTGCGGGCCCTCAAGGCCGTAGGAAAAAAAACCTGGGCCATCATCCCCTCGCACATCCCCTACGGGCTCCGTTTCATCCTGGCCGGCGACAACGAAATCATCCGCTACGATCCCCGGCACGACGACCGGATCCTGGAGGAAGCCGACCTTTTCATCATGATCGACTGCGCCGGAGCCGACCGGGCCGGCAACCTGGGCGCTAAGATCGTCTCGCTGCCCCAGCCCCTGATCGTGGTCGACCACCACTCGACCAACCGCTTCTTCGGAACCCTCAACTACGTCATCCCCGGAGCCTCGTCCACCGGGGCGCTGATCATGAACATCCTCGACGCCCTGGAGGTGGAGCTGACCCTGGACCTCGCCCTCCCCCTCTACGTCGCCATCGTCACCGACACCGGGAACTTCAACTATCCGGGGACGACGCAGCGCACCCACGAAAAAGCCGGAAGGCTCCTGGCCGCCGGGGTCCAGCCCTACGAGGTTCACCGCAAGCTCGCGCTCGACCGCAGCAGCGCCTTCATGCGCCTGGCCGGGATCGCCCTGCTCACCGCCCAGGTGGGGTACGAGGGCAAGATCGCCTACTCGGTCATCCACCACGACCTCTACCGCCGCTTCACTCCGCGGCTGGACGAGCTCCCCGCGCTGCCGGTCTACCTCCTGACCGTGCGCGGGATCGAGGTGGGGATTCTCTTTCTCGAATACGAGCCGGGGAAAATTCTTATCGAACTCCGTTCCCAGGGCCTGGTCAACGTCGCCGAAGTGGCCAAGCTCCTGGGAGGGGGCGGCCATGCCGGCGCCGCCGGCGCCCGGGTCAGGGGGGAAGCGGCCGGAGTCATCTACCGGACCCTGACCGAGGTCGACGCCCGCCTGCGCCGGGCACGGGACCGGGAAAACAGCGAAGAACACCGGTCCGAGGTCTGGAGAAAAGCCTGA
- a CDS encoding outer membrane beta-barrel protein, which produces MRTIIAGIFALAAVCLVAGTAGAQTPKVGLEAHGLYAFNFNDDDFGSGNEPDNVFGGGGSLVFCLGNFVKLDLGADYFKPESKFSSDMKFQFIPVAGTLRLGGTVAEVLYLYVGGGGGWSFNEYDGPDDDVFELEDSFTYHGCGGAELFLSPQIAIRGEFRYVWMRPDLKFKPSGDKEEIKFDHMQVRAGVAFYF; this is translated from the coding sequence ATGAGGACGATCATTGCCGGTATTTTCGCGCTGGCCGCGGTCTGCTTAGTGGCCGGTACGGCCGGCGCCCAGACGCCCAAAGTAGGCCTGGAAGCCCACGGCCTGTATGCCTTCAACTTCAACGACGACGATTTCGGCAGCGGGAACGAGCCCGACAACGTCTTCGGCGGCGGCGGGTCGCTGGTCTTCTGCCTGGGGAACTTCGTCAAGCTCGATCTCGGGGCCGATTACTTCAAGCCCGAGAGCAAGTTCTCCAGCGATATGAAATTCCAGTTCATCCCCGTGGCCGGAACCCTCCGGCTGGGGGGAACGGTCGCCGAGGTCCTGTACCTCTACGTCGGCGGCGGCGGGGGCTGGAGCTTCAACGAGTACGACGGTCCCGATGACGACGTCTTCGAACTCGAGGACAGCTTCACCTACCACGGCTGCGGCGGAGCCGAGCTCTTCCTGAGCCCGCAGATCGCGATCCGGGGCGAGTTCCGCTACGTCTGGATGCGCCCCGACTTAAAATTCAAGCCCTCGGGCGACAAGGAAGAGATCAAGTTCGACCACATGCAGGTCCGGGCCGGAGTGGCCTTCTACTTCTGA
- a CDS encoding outer membrane beta-barrel protein: MRNLAVTVLAAGLLVFAAGSVPAQVGVEAHGLYTFEYSNADISTNEEFGGGASLAWKICPYFRIDAGADYYGPKVRGCQYAPDDLRAEFIPVTIGAGVGGFITEGFYLFMGGGTGWSFNHLKHGDGSDLKDGIVWFAYGMLEFFLTDNLALQAQYRYTWLRADLKNLDFDLEHKDLNFDHMEARLGLAFYF; the protein is encoded by the coding sequence ATGAGGAATCTTGCCGTAACCGTACTGGCCGCGGGGCTGCTGGTTTTCGCCGCCGGGAGCGTTCCCGCCCAAGTCGGGGTCGAAGCCCACGGGCTGTACACGTTCGAGTACAGCAACGCCGACATTTCCACCAACGAGGAGTTCGGCGGCGGCGCGTCCCTGGCCTGGAAAATCTGCCCCTATTTCCGGATCGACGCCGGCGCGGACTACTACGGTCCCAAGGTCCGGGGCTGCCAATACGCCCCCGACGATCTCAGGGCCGAATTCATACCCGTCACCATCGGGGCCGGAGTCGGCGGGTTCATCACCGAGGGCTTCTACCTCTTCATGGGAGGGGGCACCGGGTGGTCGTTCAACCACCTCAAGCACGGCGACGGTTCCGACCTCAAGGACGGCATCGTCTGGTTCGCCTACGGCATGCTGGAGTTCTTCCTCACCGACAACCTCGCGCTCCAGGCGCAGTACCGCTACACCTGGCTGCGGGCCGATCTCAAAAACCTGGATTTCGACCTCGAGCACAAGGACCTCAACTTCGACCACATGGAAGCCCGCCTGGGACTGGCGTTTTATTTTTAA